The following proteins are encoded in a genomic region of Synechococcus sp. ROS8604:
- a CDS encoding neuromedin U — protein sequence MRTIFRFVSLPQADPVLGVSPAGLPAVLGFDQKNQAGLSDVSPTAFLVPNLGSDWTVGLGSSIVFPTGDGTVDSGKVSAGPAFLAFYHRGPWIVGARMRNIWSFSGDPERDDVNTLVVRGLLRYQLNRSWYLISSPIIASDWTQPEGKGWIVPVGGGLGYSFRLGGQPMQVSLEGYYNAVKPQFAGEELLGDWTIRTQWQVLFPN from the coding sequence ATGCGAACGATCTTTCGCTTTGTTTCTTTGCCCCAAGCCGATCCTGTGCTCGGTGTTTCCCCTGCTGGGCTTCCAGCAGTTTTGGGTTTCGATCAAAAGAATCAGGCTGGCCTCTCAGATGTCAGTCCCACAGCTTTTCTTGTTCCCAACCTCGGTTCAGACTGGACAGTTGGGCTTGGTTCGTCGATCGTCTTCCCTACAGGTGATGGCACGGTTGATAGCGGAAAGGTGTCTGCAGGTCCAGCCTTTCTGGCTTTTTATCATCGCGGCCCATGGATTGTTGGTGCCCGGATGCGCAATATTTGGTCCTTTTCGGGCGACCCAGAGCGAGACGACGTTAATACTTTGGTGGTGCGAGGACTATTGCGTTATCAGCTCAACCGCAGCTGGTATTTAATCTCCTCCCCAATCATTGCCTCTGATTGGACTCAACCAGAGGGCAAAGGCTGGATTGTGCCTGTTGGCGGTGGGCTGGGGTATTCCTTTCGGTTGGGAGGGCAGCCGATGCAGGTGTCTTTGGAGGGCTACTACAACGCTGTAAAGCCGCAGTTTGCTGGTGAGGAGTTACTGGGTGACTGGACAATTCGCACCCAATGGCAGGTACTTTTCCCTAACTGA